In Methanocalculus alkaliphilus, the genomic stretch CAGGATTAATGCTTATTTACGAGCTATTGATTCGAGATTTTCAGTTATATAAAATTGCTAGAAAATATAAACCTGATATAACAATGGGTATAAATGCCATTATTGCAACACATGTGTCACAGTTTACTCATGCAAAATCGATTAATTTCACTGATACCGAGCATGCAATATTAGGTAACGCGATTAGCTTTCCATTTTCAGATAGTATCTGCACGCCTTCCTGCTACCTGGACGACATTGGCCCTAAACAGATCCGCTACAATGGCTACCACGAACTTGCTTACCTCCATCCAAACTACTTCACCCCCGACCCCGCCGTCCTCTCCGAGCTTGGCCTCGCCGAGGGCGACCCCTTCATCATTGTTCGCTTTGTCTCTTGGCAGGCGAGCCATGATGTGGGGCACAAAGGCCTTACTATAGATATCAAGCGAAAGGCGATTCGTGAGTTCGAAAAGTACGGGCGTGTCTTCATAACCTCTGAGAAAACTCTACCAGATGAATTTGAAAAATACCGGATATCTGTCTCTCCGGAGAAAATGCACGATCTCCTCTATTACGCAACACTTCTGTATGGAGAAAGCTCAACCATGGCATCAGAGTGTGCTGTTTTAGGAACACATGCGATATTCTGTGACTTTGCCGGTCGTGGGTATACAGATGAGGAAGAGAGTAGGTATGATCTTGTATATAATTTCAGGCTGGACAAAGCAAGCCAGGAAGCGTCGATCAAGAAGGCACTGGAATTGTTACAGGAAACAGATCTCAAGGAGAAGGGACAAGAGAAACGGGAACGTTTGCTCAGTGAAAAAATAGATGTCACCGCATTTATGGTGTGGTTCGTTGAAAATTACCCGGAGAGTATCGCTATGATAACTTATAATCCTCAGAAGAGGTTTAAATGAAGTGCTTTCTCTACCATCGGGACCGGTTATGTCGGTTTTGTAACTGGTGTATGCTTCGCTGTTTTGGGTTATGAGGTCACTCTCGTTGCTATCGACAGCACAAAAGTAGACGCTCTCAAGGGAGATCAATCTTCGATCTATGAACCCCGGTTTCAAACACTCATACAGAAGAATCAGGACCTTATCCGTGCGACAACGGTTATGTCAGTATTACCCTGTAAATTAGGCAAGACCTGTACCTAACACCTATTCGATCTCTCCTATATTAAGCGTTATGTGCAACCATAGGCTGTCGTAAATCCTATGTCAGCAAAGTGGGCTCACCCACCCCCGACCACATGCAGCCACAGGGCACCAATCACCCGTCATTCCTTTTCCACGGGAATTCAATGGCAGTTTATATGAAGGTGTCAATGTCGGTTTACTTTTCCCCGTCGAATAGGGGAGATATGTTGTCATCTCTCCCCCTTCTAAGAACCGGACGTGTAACTTTCATCGCATCCGGCTCATGCATTTCACT encodes the following:
- a CDS encoding DUF354 domain-containing protein, translating into MRIIIDIGHPGHVHFFKNFIWQMRERNHEILLTASDKDVTHTLLNAYELSYITTSKRYSGLMLIYELLIRDFQLYKIARKYKPDITMGINAIIATHVSQFTHAKSINFTDTEHAILGNAISFPFSDSICTPSCYLDDIGPKQIRYNGYHELAYLHPNYFTPDPAVLSELGLAEGDPFIIVRFVSWQASHDVGHKGLTIDIKRKAIREFEKYGRVFITSEKTLPDEFEKYRISVSPEKMHDLLYYATLLYGESSTMASECAVLGTHAIFCDFAGRGYTDEEESRYDLVYNFRLDKASQEASIKKALELLQETDLKEKGQEKRERLLSEKIDVTAFMVWFVENYPESIAMITYNPQKRFK